One window of Calonectris borealis chromosome 28, bCalBor7.hap1.2, whole genome shotgun sequence genomic DNA carries:
- the KLHL26 gene encoding kelch-like protein 26 isoform X1 has protein sequence MADKNSTLKCTFSAPGHSTTLLQGLASLRAQAQLLDVILTINNEVFQVHKVVLAACSDYFRAMFTGGMREASQDVIELKGVSAKGLKHIIDFAYSAEVTLDLDCIQDVLGAAVFLQMVPVVELCEEFLKSAMSVETCLNIGQMATTFSLASLKESVDAFTFRHFLQISEEEDFLHLPLERLVFFLQSNKLKSCSEIDLFRAAVRWLQYDPTRRASASQVLCHIRFPLMKSSELVDSVQTLDIMVEDVLCRQYLLEAFNYQILPFRQHEMQSPRTTIRSDVLSLITFGGTPYTDNDRTVSCKVYYLPDASVRQFKELTEMEVGSSHSCVAVLDNFVYIVGGQHLQYRSGEGAVDICYRYDPHLNQWLRIQAMQESRIQFQLNVLHGMVYATGGRNRSGSLASVEKYCPKNNEWTYVCSLKRRTWGHAGATVGDKLYISGGYGISVEDKKALHCYDPAVDQWEFKTPMNEPRVLHAMVSANNRIYALGGRMDHVDRCFDVLAVEYYVPETDQWTTVSPMRAGQSEAGCCLLEKKIYIVGGYNWHLNNVTSIVQVYNTETDEWERDLHFPESFAGIACAPVILPQVTTQR, from the exons ATGGCTGACAAGAACAGCACCCTGAAATGCACGTTCTCTGCTCCTGGCCACAGCACCACTCTACTGCAGGGACTGGCCTCGCTCCGAGCTCAGGCTCAGCTGCTTGATGTCATCCTCACTATAAATAATGAAGTGTTTCAGGTTCATAAAGTTGTCTTGGCTGCCTGCAGTGACTATTTCAG GGCAATGTTCACCGGCGGGATGAGAGAAGCCAGCCAAGATGTGATCGAACTGAAAGGTGTATCTGCAAAAGGACTGAAACACATAATAGACTTTGCGTACAGTGCTGAAGTGACTCTTGATCTTGACTGTATTCAGGatgtgctgggagctgctgtctTCCTCCAGATGGTGCCTGTCGTGGAGCTCTGCGAAGAATTTCTGAAGTCTGCCATGAGTGTAGAAACGTGTCTCAATATCGGGCAGATGGCCACCACCTTTAGCCTCGCATCCTTGAAGGAATCAGTAGATGCATTCACTTTTAGGCATTTCCTCCAGATCTCTGAGGAAGAGGATTTCCTCCACCTGCCGCTGGAGCgccttgttttcttcttgcagaGCAATAAGCTGAAAAGCTGCAGTGAAATAGACCTCTTCCGTGCTGCCGTCCGCTGGCTGCAGTATGACCCAACCCGCCGTGCCAGTGCCAGCCAGGTCCTCTGCCACATCCGCTTCCCGCTGATGAAGTCCTCGGAGCTGGTGGACAGCGTCCAGACCTTGGACATCATGGTGGAAGACGTTTTGTGCCGGCAATATTTGCTGGAAGCGTTCAATTACCAGATCCTACCCTTTCGTCAGCACGAGATGCAGTCCCCTCGGACCACCATCCGCTCGGACGTCCTGTCCCTCATCACCTTCGGCGGCACTCCCTACACCGATAACGACCGCACTGTGAGCTGCAAAGTCTATTACCTGCCGGATGCCAGCGTGCGCCAGTTTAAGGAGCTGACGGAAATGGAGGTGGGCAGCAGCCATTCTTGCGTGGCCGTGCTCGACAACTTTGTCTACATCGTAGGCGGGCAGCACCTGCAGTACCGGAGTGGGGAGGGAGCTGTGGATATCTGCTACCGCTATGATCCGCACCTGAACCAGTGGCTGCGCATCCAGGCCATGCAGGAGAGCAGGATCCAGTTCCAGCTCAACGTCCTCCACGGCATGGTGTATGCCACCGGTGGGAGGAACCGGTCGGGGAGCTTGGCCTCCGTAGAGAAGTATTGCCCCAAAAATAACGAGTGGACTTACGTGTGCTCCCTGAAACGCAGGACGTGGGGGCATGCTGGAGCCACGGTAGGAGATAAATTGTACATATCAGGTGGGTATGGCATTTCAGTGGAAGACAAAAAAGCCCTGCACTGTTACGACCCTGCCGTGGATCAGTGGGAGTTTAAAACCCCAATGAACGAACCCAGAGTTCTGCATGCCATGGTCAGTGCAAATAATAGGATTTATGCTCTGGGAGGCCGCATGGACCACGTTGACCGTTGTTTTGATGTTTTGGCTGTGGAATATTACGTGCCTGAAACAGACCAATGGACAACGGTGAGCCCTATGCGTGCAGGTCAGTCGGAAGCTGGCTGTTGTTtactagaaaaaaagatttatatCGTAGGAGGGTACAATTGGCATCTGAACAATGTGACAAGCATTGTGCAGGTGTATAACACGGAAACTGATGAATGGGAAAGGGACCTACATTTTCCAGAATCTTTTGCTGGGATAGCATGCGCTCCTGTTATACTACCGCAGGTAACGACCCAGAGATAA
- the KLHL26 gene encoding kelch-like protein 26 isoform X2: MFTGGMREASQDVIELKGVSAKGLKHIIDFAYSAEVTLDLDCIQDVLGAAVFLQMVPVVELCEEFLKSAMSVETCLNIGQMATTFSLASLKESVDAFTFRHFLQISEEEDFLHLPLERLVFFLQSNKLKSCSEIDLFRAAVRWLQYDPTRRASASQVLCHIRFPLMKSSELVDSVQTLDIMVEDVLCRQYLLEAFNYQILPFRQHEMQSPRTTIRSDVLSLITFGGTPYTDNDRTVSCKVYYLPDASVRQFKELTEMEVGSSHSCVAVLDNFVYIVGGQHLQYRSGEGAVDICYRYDPHLNQWLRIQAMQESRIQFQLNVLHGMVYATGGRNRSGSLASVEKYCPKNNEWTYVCSLKRRTWGHAGATVGDKLYISGGYGISVEDKKALHCYDPAVDQWEFKTPMNEPRVLHAMVSANNRIYALGGRMDHVDRCFDVLAVEYYVPETDQWTTVSPMRAGQSEAGCCLLEKKIYIVGGYNWHLNNVTSIVQVYNTETDEWERDLHFPESFAGIACAPVILPQVTTQR, from the coding sequence ATGTTCACCGGCGGGATGAGAGAAGCCAGCCAAGATGTGATCGAACTGAAAGGTGTATCTGCAAAAGGACTGAAACACATAATAGACTTTGCGTACAGTGCTGAAGTGACTCTTGATCTTGACTGTATTCAGGatgtgctgggagctgctgtctTCCTCCAGATGGTGCCTGTCGTGGAGCTCTGCGAAGAATTTCTGAAGTCTGCCATGAGTGTAGAAACGTGTCTCAATATCGGGCAGATGGCCACCACCTTTAGCCTCGCATCCTTGAAGGAATCAGTAGATGCATTCACTTTTAGGCATTTCCTCCAGATCTCTGAGGAAGAGGATTTCCTCCACCTGCCGCTGGAGCgccttgttttcttcttgcagaGCAATAAGCTGAAAAGCTGCAGTGAAATAGACCTCTTCCGTGCTGCCGTCCGCTGGCTGCAGTATGACCCAACCCGCCGTGCCAGTGCCAGCCAGGTCCTCTGCCACATCCGCTTCCCGCTGATGAAGTCCTCGGAGCTGGTGGACAGCGTCCAGACCTTGGACATCATGGTGGAAGACGTTTTGTGCCGGCAATATTTGCTGGAAGCGTTCAATTACCAGATCCTACCCTTTCGTCAGCACGAGATGCAGTCCCCTCGGACCACCATCCGCTCGGACGTCCTGTCCCTCATCACCTTCGGCGGCACTCCCTACACCGATAACGACCGCACTGTGAGCTGCAAAGTCTATTACCTGCCGGATGCCAGCGTGCGCCAGTTTAAGGAGCTGACGGAAATGGAGGTGGGCAGCAGCCATTCTTGCGTGGCCGTGCTCGACAACTTTGTCTACATCGTAGGCGGGCAGCACCTGCAGTACCGGAGTGGGGAGGGAGCTGTGGATATCTGCTACCGCTATGATCCGCACCTGAACCAGTGGCTGCGCATCCAGGCCATGCAGGAGAGCAGGATCCAGTTCCAGCTCAACGTCCTCCACGGCATGGTGTATGCCACCGGTGGGAGGAACCGGTCGGGGAGCTTGGCCTCCGTAGAGAAGTATTGCCCCAAAAATAACGAGTGGACTTACGTGTGCTCCCTGAAACGCAGGACGTGGGGGCATGCTGGAGCCACGGTAGGAGATAAATTGTACATATCAGGTGGGTATGGCATTTCAGTGGAAGACAAAAAAGCCCTGCACTGTTACGACCCTGCCGTGGATCAGTGGGAGTTTAAAACCCCAATGAACGAACCCAGAGTTCTGCATGCCATGGTCAGTGCAAATAATAGGATTTATGCTCTGGGAGGCCGCATGGACCACGTTGACCGTTGTTTTGATGTTTTGGCTGTGGAATATTACGTGCCTGAAACAGACCAATGGACAACGGTGAGCCCTATGCGTGCAGGTCAGTCGGAAGCTGGCTGTTGTTtactagaaaaaaagatttatatCGTAGGAGGGTACAATTGGCATCTGAACAATGTGACAAGCATTGTGCAGGTGTATAACACGGAAACTGATGAATGGGAAAGGGACCTACATTTTCCAGAATCTTTTGCTGGGATAGCATGCGCTCCTGTTATACTACCGCAGGTAACGACCCAGAGATAA
- the TMEM59L gene encoding transmembrane protein 59-like, with product MAARRPRALLALGLALAAAAAATDPFSPQLGDTAGCRGQCGRSLPRRAAADAVLNACYRGCRLFSICHFVDASAELNTTRAECEAACAEAYSNAEEQFGCVTGCRKQLPEVESRKEKSPELKAPSFSMFDLVSTFCNDIVSSAQSFISSTWTFYLQADDGKVVVFQSQPEMEYPAPEAQETQPARPGPGSSPRVPQPHTGARAKGEKPPVKEPRGKGKGQHADPPQPEHDFLGCMSKRSGLPRWILAACLFLSIMVMLWLSCASLVTAPEQHVKTQSLSINGDKEYLEDLDGPGAFPLPPVIAVTLCPAHGGEDAGPLPLKVDLDKTIL from the exons atggcggcccgccgcccccgggccctgCTCGCCCTCGGCCTGgccctggccgccgccgccgccgccaccgacCCCTTCTCGCCCCAGCTGGGAGACACGGCGGGCTGCCGCGGGCAGTGCGGCCGCAGCCTgccgcgccgggccgccgcc gATGCTGTTCTCAACGCCTGTTACCGGGGCTGCCGGCTGTTCTCCATCTGTCACTTCGTGGATGCGAGCGCCGAgctgaacacaaccagagccgagTGTGAAGCAG CGTGCGCCGAAGCCTACAGCAACGCGGAGGAGCAGTTTGGCTGCGTGACGGGGTGCCGCAAGCAGCTGCCCGAGGTggagagcaggaaggagaag AGCCCGGAGCTGAAGGCACCGTCGTTCTCCATGTTCGATTTGGTCTCCACCTTCTGCAACGACATCGTCAGCTCTGCCCAGAGCTTCATCTCCTCCACCTGGACCTTCTACCTGCAGGCGGACGATGGCAAAGTCGTGGTGTTCCAG TCCCAGCCCGAGATGGAGTACCCAGCACCCGAGGCGCAGGAGACCCAGCCGGCGCGGCCGGGACCGGGGTCCAGCCCCcgcgtcccccagccccacacag GCGCCCGGGCGAAGGGGGAGAAGCCCCCCGTGAAGGAGCCGCGGGGCAAAGGCAAGGGGCAGCACGCAGACCCCCCGCAGCCGGAGCACGACTTCCTCGGCTGCATGTCCAA GCGCTCGGGCCTTCCTCGCTGGATCCTGGCCGCCTGCCTCTTCCTCTCCATCATGGTGATGCTGTGGCTGAGCTGTGCCAGTTTGGTGACTGCCCCCGAGCAGCACGTCAAGACCCAG TCTCTGAGCATCAACGGGGACAAGGAGTACCTGGAGGACCTGGACGGCCCCGGCGCCTTCCCGCTGCCGCCCGTCATCGCCGTCACCCTGTGCCCCGCACACGGGGGCGAGGACGCGGGGCCGCTGCCCCTCAAAGTCGACCTCGACAAGACCATCCTGTAG